AGGATGGACCACTTATGGCCTGGCCCGAAACCCGAATACCGAAATAAACAACTTAATACCCGTAGCGGCCGATTTGTTAAGCCAAGATAGTCTGGAGTCCGCCATGACAGACATTTCGCCTACGCACGTTTTTATTACACCTGGATGCGCCAAGAGACCGAAGCCGAAAACATCCGGGTGAATAGTTTGATGGTACGTAACCTGCTGGAGGTACTCTCCCCCAAAAATCGGTGCAGCACGTAGCTTTGGTAACGGGGCTTAAACATTATTTAGGACCATTCGAAGCTTACGCGAAAGCCGGAACCTTACCCGTAACGCCGGTTCGGGAGGAACATCCGCGGTTGGACATTGAAAACTTTTACTACGCCCAGGAAGATGAAGTGTATGCCGCCGCCGAGCGCGATGGTTTTACCTGGAGCATTCATCGCCCGCATACCGTGATTGGCAAAGCAATTGGTAATATGATGAATATGGGCACTACCCTGGCCGTTTATGCCAGTATTTGTCAAGAAACCAGCAGGCCGTTCCGTTTTCCTGGATCTGGCGCTCAATGGAATGGACTGTCGGATGTAACCGATGCCGCATTCTAGCGGAACAGTTAATCTGGGCCGCTACTACGGAAGCTGCCCATAACCAAGCCTTCAATATCACCAATGGGGAGGTATTTCGTTGGAACTGGCTATGGTACCAACTAGCCGCTTGGTTTGGGGTAGAAGCGGCCGGCTTTGATGGGACCATCCACCCGCTGGAGGTTGAACTTGCTAACGATGGTCCGCTTTGGAAAGAGATGGCTGCCAAATATCACCTGAAGGAACCGGACCTGAACCGATTAGCTTCGGCCTGGCACACCGATTTAGACCTAGGTCGACCGATAGAGGTAATGACGGATATGTCAAAAAGCCGCCAACTAGGCTTTCTGGTTTACCAGGATACCCGCGCGTCCTTTTTTGATTTATTTGCGCAACTCCGGCAAGAGCAACTAATTCCTTAATAGCCCATTTTATCAGAGCTGGATGAAAGGATAAGGCAGGTACTTGTCCTTCCATCCAACCAAAAGGATAATCAAGGGTGTATTTAGGTATTCCTCTTAAATACCAAAAATGCTTATATAAAGAAGCCCTTCTAGGAAGCCGGGAAGGGCATTTCTCTGATAACTGGTATTATGTTAAATAAAGGCTATTTTCTTGGTTTTATACTATTTAAACGGACGAAGCATAATATAAGTCTCTTCAAGGAACCTTCTGATTATCAATAAGCTTTCTACCAGTAAGAGGCGACCTACGGGGTAACAGCGTTTCCGCTGTATAATGACCTTGAATTCTACTGCTTTCACTTTTCCCTTAGCGTTAGCGGAAAAGGCGGATCTCGTGTTTTTTTCTTATGATCTGGCTACGAAGCATTTTACCTATCTGAATCCCGCTTTCGAGAAGGTCTGGCATACGTCTCGCCAAAGCATTCGGCAAAACCCGCTTCAGCTCTTCAAAACGGTGCATTCGGAAGATAAACTCCATGTGCAAGGGGCTTACCTGGATTTACGCAACGGAGTGCTGGTAGAACCCATCGAATTCCGAATTCAGGTACGCCATCATCCCGTCCGCTGGATAAGCCTCAAAGCCCTGCTCCAAGAAGAACCCGAAGCCATTATGGGCTACTGCCAGGATATTACCGGGCAAAAAGAGTATACCGATTACCTTAATAAGTTCTCGGATAAGAAGAATGCCGTGCTCAACATTCTCTCGCATGATTTAGCGGGTCCTTTGGCCAATATTGAGAGTTTATCTTACTTGTTGGCCATGATTTAGAAGAAGGGAAAGTTCAGGAAGCCCAGTACTTGCTGGATATTATCCGGCGCAGCAGCCAACAAGGAACGCTTTTGATTCAGGAGTTCCTCCGCCAGGAGTTCTTGGAAGCCATGGGAACCGAAGTTATGAAGCGCCGGGTAGACCTGGTCGCCACAATAGGAACCTTCCTGGAGGAATACCAGCAAACCCAGCAGATTACCGGCAAGACCTTTCATTACTTACCCGGTAAGGAAACGATTTATATGGAGCTGGATGATAATAAGTTTATCCAGGTGCTCAATAATTTGATTTCCAATGCCCTGAAGTTTACGCCCGATGGGGCGAGATAAGTATCACCCTGGAGGAAAAAGAAGCGACGGTACTCATCCAGGTAACGGACACGGGCATTGGTATTCCGGCACAATACCATAGTACCTTGTTCGAGAAGTTCACCCGGGCCCGCCGTCCCGGTATGAAAGGGGAACCTTCGGTGGGATTAGGTATGTCCATTATCAAGACCATTGTGGAATGGCATCGGGGCCAGATCTGGTTCGAAAGCCAGGAAAATCAAGGCACTACTTTTTACATGGAAATACCGAAAAGTTAATCTTTCTTCGCATTCTTGCTAATGCGGTTAAACTGGATTTGCTCCTAATTTAGCTGATGCATTCTTCGCAGCAGTTGGAGTCTAATTTTTTGAAAAGCGATTTCTTTATCCGGGGGTAAACCCTGGAGCATGATTTCATCTAAGTACCGAAGATAGGCTTCTACCTGGCTACGATTTAAATTATTATCCTCTAGATGGGAGAAGATGTAATCTAATAGTCCCGCCATAACCTTAGTAAAGTAATAAAAGTGGTATACGCGAAAGAATAGCCAGCGTACCCGGATTAATTACGGAAAAAAGGTGCGTGAAATAAGGAAATAGCTCCTCCGCCTGGGTTAGGGCAAGACGGAGAAAAGAATGGATATAGCCGAAGAGTTATGGTTGAAAAATTGCGGCTGATGCCTTTAGGTCGCTTTATTAGCCAGATTGATGATCAGAGCGTGGTGTTTTCTTTTCCTTACTAGCGGAGTAGGAGGGAAGCGGCGCATTTCTCCGAAACCTAGCCAACAACACCATTCTTTTGGTGGCTAATTCCTACTAATAAGCCTATCTCGGCCTTATTAAAGCGTTTTTATATAATAGCTTAGTTGACCCCCAATAATTTCATGGGAAGGTTCCTAGGCCTCAAAGTGCTCGGCTAGAATGCTTTTTAAAGCCGCCTCGGTTAAAGGCTTATTCAACAGTCCCGTAATATTAGCTTGTTCTACTTTTTCAATGTCTTGCGGATTTAAAGAAGTAGTCAACATAATGATGATGACTGATTGCCGCTGCGCCAGCTCTAATTGCTCATAAGCTTTCAAGAACTCAAAGCCATCCATAATCGGCATATTTTATATCCAATAAAATTAATTGGGGGCAGTCCAAACCGGGACAGTTTGCCTGCAGGAGTTGTAGCGCCTCTAACCCGTTATGGGCTACCAGCAGCTTTTCGGCCACTTCTAATTTTTGAAAAAGCCGTTTATGCAGATAATTAGCCGTATCATCATCATCCACCAGCAAGGCACTAGCAATTCTAGTCATGGTATTCTTGTTTATTCTTTACCGGAAGGCTCTATTGAACTTGTTCCTTATTCCGCCGAAAATAGACCTGGAAGGTAGAGCCCTGGTCGACGGCACTCTGCACTTGGATTTTACCGCCGGCATTTTCAATTATTTTCTTGACCATGTATAAGCCAATCCCGGATCCTTCCACGTGGGTATGTAACCGCTGGAACATGGAAAATAGTTTGTTATTGCCGGTTAAATCCATCCCTAGACCATTATCCGTGACGGAAAGTACCTGATATTCCGCCGTCTCCCGGCAATGTACCCGGATGAAGGGCACTCGTAACGGTGAGCGGTACTTCAGGGCGTTGGAAAGTAAATTATAAACAATACTGCGTAAATTCTTGGCCGAGAATTGAATCGTAGGGCAGTCGTCTACCGCTACTTCAATCTGCGCCTGAGAAGCTTCATGGGCTAAATCGAGCTGCACTTCGGTTAGGAGGGCGGGCAAATGAATGGGGATAGCTGCCGCGTTATTTTCCTTTTGCAGCTTCGTGACCTCGGTTAAATGGCCGATGGTGCGTTTAAAGCGCTGTACGGAATTCTGCATCAGATCCAGCGTAACCTGAACATCTTCGGCCAGTAGACTCTCGGCTGGTAATTGATATTGTAAAGCCTCCAGTAAGCCTTCGATGTTGAGAATGGGCGCTTTTAAATCGTGCGAGGCCGTGTAAATAAAATTATCTAAATCCACGTTGGTGCGCGTAAGCTGCTGTTGCAGTTCTATTTGCGCGTGAATCTCCACGTTAACGCCGCTATAACCGACTAGCTTTTGGTCGGGGGTGAAATAGGGTTTGTGTCCGGGTGATGGACCACCGGTATTCCCCATCCGGCGCCGAATCCGGTATACGGGGCTTTCCCAAGGTTGACCCGCCCGGAGAGCCTGCGTAAAAGATTGATTTAACTCTGGTAAATCATCGGGGTGCACCATATCCCAAACTTGGTCTAATTGGTTCGGGTTAATCCGCAAGCCGCTCCACTCTAACAAAGAATCATTGACGTAAGTAATGTGCCCCGTGGCATCGGTCCGGAAAATAAATACGGGTGCGTTCGCAGCCACCAGCTTGAGATCGGCGGCCATTTGGGCGGCTTGCTGCCGTTCGTGTACTTGCTGGGTCACGTTGTAGGCGAAAGTAGAAATGCCCACAATCTGCCCGTTTTCCCGGTAAGCCTGGTAAGTAAAAGTAAAATAAATCTCTTCCCCTCTGCTACCATCCGGTTGGATAATGGTCAAAGGCCTTTCGTAACCAAAGTACGTTTCCCCGGTTTGGTACACCTGATCCAGCAAAGCGACAAACCCCCCGATCACGGTTTCGGGCAAAGCTTCCGCTACGGGCTGACCTTGCAGCTCCCGGTCCGGGAAAAGTAGCTGATAAGCGGCGTTAAAGTATTCAAACCGGTGTTCTGGTCCCCGTTGGATGCAGATGGCGGCCGGCGTTTGCTCAAAAACCTGGTAGTAGGTTTCACGTTCCTGAATTAACTTTTGAGCATTGGCCAGTAATTCGGCCTGTAAGGCGGCGGCTCGCTGCCGGGCGGCTACCTTCTCGGTAACGTCCACAAGAAGGCCAGAATACCTTGCATTTCGCCGGAGTCATTCCGCAAGGGCTGGTAGATAAATCAAAGTACCGTTGTTCCAGTTGCCCGTGTTTAGGGCATCAAGCCGCACGGGTGTTTCCGTGCCTCGAAAGGAATGCCGGTACCATACACTTGGTCCAAAAGTTCGAAAAATCCTTGCCCTTCTATTTCCGGTAAGGCCTCCCGCACGCGTTTACCGATTAGCGGTCGATCATCCCCACCAACTCCCTAAATCGAGGATTGGCAAGTTCAAAAACATGATCGGGTCCGGTCAAAACGGCAATAATAGCCGGCGCCTGCATAACAAGGAATAAAGCTTTTCTCTTTCAACTTGTATCTGATTTTTAGAAGAAACCGCTTGTTCTATTTGCTGAGCAGATTTTTAACGAACTTTTATATTCTGCCTCTCTTTGAACCTCTTTGGTGAT
The Adhaeribacter pallidiroseus DNA segment above includes these coding regions:
- a CDS encoding Rossmann-fold NAD(P)-binding domain-containing protein encodes the protein MQHVALVTGLKHYLGPFEAYAKAGTLPVTPVREEHPRLDIENFYYAQEDEVYAAAERDGFTWSIHRPHTVIGKAIGNMMNMGTTLAVYASICQETSRPFRFPGSGAQWNGLSDVTDAAF
- a CDS encoding Rossmann-fold NAD(P)-binding domain-containing protein — translated: MEWTVGCNRCRILAEQLIWAATTEAAHNQAFNITNGEVFRWNWLWYQLAAWFGVEAAGFDGTIHPLEVELANDGPLWKEMAAKYHLKEPDLNRLASAWHTDLDLGRPIEVMTDMSKSRQLGFLVYQDTRASFFDLFAQLRQEQLIP
- a CDS encoding PAS domain-containing protein; the encoded protein is MTLNSTAFTFPLALAEKADLVFFSYDLATKHFTYLNPAFEKVWHTSRQSIRQNPLQLFKTVHSEDKLHVQGAYLDLRNGVLVEPIEFRIQVRHHPVRWISLKALLQEEPEAIMGYCQDITGQKEYTDYLNKFSDKKNAVLNILSHDLAGPLANIESLSYLLAMI
- a CDS encoding histidine kinase, coding for MLDIIRRSSQQGTLLIQEFLRQEFLEAMGTEVMKRRVDLVATIGTFLEEYQQTQQITGKTFHYLPGKETIYMELDDNKFIQVLNNLISNALKFTPDGAR
- a CDS encoding sensor histidine kinase, giving the protein MQVTDTGIGIPAQYHSTLFEKFTRARRPGMKGEPSVGLGMSIIKTIVEWHRGQIWFESQENQGTTFYMEIPKS
- a CDS encoding response regulator, whose product is MDGFEFLKAYEQLELAQRQSVIIIMLTTSLNPQDIEKVEQANITGLLNKPLTEAALKSILAEHFEA
- a CDS encoding response regulator produces the protein MTRIASALLVDDDDTANYLHKRLFQKLEVAEKLLVAHNGLEALQLLQANCPGLDCPQLILLDIKYADYGWL
- a CDS encoding ATP-binding protein, coding for MDVTEKVAARQRAAALQAELLANAQKLIQERETYYQVFEQTPAAICIQRGPEHRFEYFNAAYQLLFPDRELQGQPVAEALPETVIGGFVALLDQVYQTGETYFGYERPLTIIQPDGSRGEEIYFTFTYQAYRENGQIVGISTFAYNVTQQVHERQQAAQMAADLKLVAANAPVFIFRTDATGHITYVNDSLLEWSGLRINPNQLDQVWDMVHPDDLPELNQSFTQALRAGQPWESPVYRIRRRMGNTGGPSPGHKPYFTPDQKLVGYSGVNVEIHAQIELQQQLTRTNVDLDNFIYTASHDLKAPILNIEGLLEALQYQLPAESLLAEDVQVTLDLMQNSVQRFKRTIGHLTEVTKLQKENNAAAIPIHLPALLTEVQLDLAHEASQAQIEVAVDDCPTIQFSAKNLRSIVYNLLSNALKYRSPLRVPFIRVHCRETAEYQVLSVTDNGLGMDLTGNNKLFSMFQRLHTHVEGSGIGLYMVKKIIENAGGKIQVQSAVDQGSTFQVYFRRNKEQVQ